The following are encoded together in the Xanthomonas sacchari genome:
- a CDS encoding NAD(P)-dependent alcohol dehydrogenase: MKAITLRQPAGLENLRLVDLPDPGQPGAGELRVRVHASSLNFHDLGVVTGRMPSADGRIPMSDGAGVVEAVGEGVDEFAVGDAIVSTFFPTWLDGGPTIADFATVPGDGVDGYAREYVVRPAHWFTHAPRGYSHAEAATLTTAGLTAWRALVVDARLKAGDTVLVLGTGGVSIFALQFAKHMGATVIATSSSDEKLARAQALGADFTINYRRDTDWAAKVLDYTNGRGVDVVIEVGGPDTLGQSIRACRIGGHIALIGVLTGIAGQVPTVALMQRHQTLQGLIVGSRRHQRDMVRALDATGIKPVVDQTFALADIADAFAHQAAGKHFGKLCLSI, translated from the coding sequence ATGAAAGCCATCACCCTGCGCCAGCCCGCTGGCCTCGAGAACCTCCGCCTCGTCGATCTGCCCGATCCCGGCCAGCCGGGCGCCGGCGAACTCCGCGTGCGCGTGCATGCCAGCTCGCTCAACTTCCACGACCTGGGCGTGGTGACCGGGCGCATGCCCAGCGCCGACGGCCGCATCCCGATGTCCGACGGCGCCGGCGTGGTCGAGGCGGTGGGCGAGGGCGTGGACGAGTTCGCCGTGGGCGACGCGATCGTCTCGACCTTCTTCCCGACCTGGCTGGACGGCGGCCCGACCATCGCCGATTTCGCCACCGTGCCCGGCGATGGCGTCGACGGCTATGCACGCGAATACGTCGTTCGTCCCGCGCACTGGTTCACGCACGCACCGCGCGGCTACAGCCACGCCGAAGCGGCGACGTTGACGACCGCCGGGCTCACCGCCTGGCGCGCACTGGTGGTGGATGCGCGCCTGAAGGCCGGCGACACCGTGCTGGTGCTCGGCACCGGCGGCGTGTCGATCTTCGCGCTGCAGTTCGCCAAGCACATGGGCGCCACCGTGATCGCCACCTCGTCCTCCGACGAAAAGCTCGCGCGTGCGCAGGCGCTGGGCGCGGACTTCACCATCAACTACCGCCGCGACACCGACTGGGCAGCCAAGGTGCTCGACTACACCAACGGCCGCGGCGTCGACGTAGTGATCGAAGTGGGCGGACCGGACACGCTGGGCCAGTCCATCCGAGCCTGCCGCATCGGCGGCCATATCGCGTTGATCGGCGTGCTGACCGGCATTGCCGGCCAGGTGCCGACGGTGGCGCTGATGCAACGCCACCAGACCCTGCAGGGCCTGATCGTCGGCAGCCGCCGCCACCAGCGCGACATGGTCCGCGCCCTCGACGCAACCGGCATCAAACCGGTGGTCGACCAGACCTTCGCGCTGGCAGATATCGCCGATGCGTTTGCGCATCAGGCGGCGGGGAAGCATTTTGGGAAGTTGTGTTTGTCGATTTGA
- a CDS encoding helix-turn-helix domain-containing protein, producing MRLKRLDGKSGCAVEVTLSVIGGVWKPVILFHLLSGKKRFMELTRLVPNATQRMLTLQLRELEEDGVIVRHVYPQVPPKVEYALTPLGHSLAPVLISLREWGEAYRSSELSRAPAAAPDCVGRETVAS from the coding sequence ATGCGTCTGAAACGTCTGGATGGCAAGAGCGGCTGCGCGGTCGAAGTCACGCTTTCGGTGATCGGCGGGGTGTGGAAGCCGGTGATCCTGTTCCACCTGCTCTCCGGCAAGAAGCGCTTCATGGAACTGACGCGCCTGGTTCCCAATGCCACGCAGCGCATGCTGACCCTGCAGTTGCGCGAGCTCGAGGAGGACGGCGTCATCGTGCGCCACGTCTATCCGCAGGTGCCGCCCAAGGTCGAATATGCGCTGACGCCGCTGGGCCACTCCCTCGCGCCGGTGCTGATCAGCCTGCGCGAATGGGGCGAGGCGTATCGCAGCAGCGAACTGTCGCGCGCACCGGCCGCAGCACCGGACTGCGTTGGTCGCGAGACAGTGGCGAGTTGA
- a CDS encoding Crp/Fnr family transcriptional regulator has translation MDLPAIADLQRADRILPADASDAPPADAAGARHRPLLERSAVFQGMPASALDYLLAHASECALDSGSVLFFKHDPSSFVGVVVQGRLYKVLYGPDGQELIVGTIEPGGLVDEQALLEQHGRSFTAIAFGPSCVLKLARRHFAALMTVPLFQQRIDALLRLRLRQTLDSLESICLHRLEVRLARYVLHQLELQAPHAGGGDTVALPPNQSILAAMLNASRSKLNAQLQRWVRSGLVSRRRHLLRVHDLGALYAKASLQGAAAMSVSDGEGTPARAACPPWTDRRAD, from the coding sequence ATGGACCTTCCTGCAATCGCCGATTTGCAGCGCGCCGACCGCATCCTGCCGGCCGACGCCAGCGACGCCCCGCCCGCGGATGCGGCCGGTGCCCGCCATCGCCCGTTGCTGGAGCGCTCGGCCGTGTTCCAGGGCATGCCGGCGTCGGCGCTCGATTACCTGCTCGCGCACGCCAGCGAATGCGCCCTGGATTCGGGAAGCGTGCTGTTCTTCAAGCACGATCCCAGCAGTTTCGTCGGGGTGGTGGTGCAGGGGCGCCTGTACAAGGTGCTGTACGGGCCCGATGGGCAGGAGTTGATCGTCGGCACCATCGAGCCGGGCGGGCTGGTCGACGAACAGGCCTTGCTGGAACAACATGGGCGCAGCTTCACCGCCATCGCCTTCGGCCCGAGTTGCGTGCTGAAACTCGCGCGCCGCCATTTCGCCGCGCTGATGACGGTGCCGCTGTTCCAGCAGCGGATCGATGCACTGCTGCGTCTGCGCCTGCGGCAGACCCTGGACAGCCTGGAAAGCATCTGCCTGCACCGCCTGGAAGTGCGCCTGGCGCGCTACGTGCTGCATCAACTCGAACTGCAGGCGCCGCACGCGGGCGGCGGCGATACGGTCGCGCTCCCGCCGAACCAGAGCATCCTGGCGGCGATGCTCAACGCCAGCCGCTCCAAACTCAATGCGCAACTGCAGCGCTGGGTCCGCAGCGGCCTGGTCAGCCGACGCCGCCACCTGTTGCGCGTCCACGACCTCGGCGCGCTGTATGCCAAGGCCAGCCTGCAGGGCGCGGCGGCGATGTCGGTGTCGGACGGCGAGGGCACGCCAGCGCGTGCCGCCTGTCCGCCGTGGACCGATCGCCGCGCCGACTGA
- a CDS encoding RebB family R body protein produces the protein MAYPTAVNNQITDAVTQSNVKVIGEAPAFAMGSIYQSLAHSSGILYENAVAAQQQQNTLAQAANNQGVMQVYSLDTTAAAGASEKIAQTGVSDNLTSLLTVLQAFQGSPYSKG, from the coding sequence ATGGCCTATCCCACCGCAGTCAACAACCAGATCACCGACGCCGTCACCCAGTCCAACGTCAAGGTCATCGGCGAAGCGCCGGCCTTCGCGATGGGCTCGATCTACCAGAGCCTGGCGCACTCCAGCGGCATCCTGTACGAGAACGCGGTCGCCGCGCAGCAGCAGCAGAACACGCTGGCGCAGGCGGCGAACAACCAGGGCGTCATGCAGGTGTACAGCCTGGACACCACCGCGGCCGCGGGCGCGTCGGAGAAGATCGCCCAGACCGGCGTGTCGGACAACCTGACCAGCCTGCTGACCGTGCTGCAGGCGTTCCAGGGTTCGCCCTACAGCAAGGGCTAA
- a CDS encoding RebB family R body protein — MAFPTAVNDQITDAVTQSNVKVIGEAPAFAMASIYQSMAHSTGILFENAVSAQQQQNTLAQAAANQGVMQIYSLDSTAAAGATEKVAQTGVSDNLTSLLTVLNAFKQS; from the coding sequence ATGGCATTTCCCACCGCGGTCAACGACCAGATCACCGATGCGGTCACCCAGTCCAACGTGAAGGTCATCGGCGAGGCGCCGGCCTTTGCGATGGCGTCGATCTACCAGAGCATGGCGCACTCGACCGGCATCCTGTTCGAGAACGCCGTCTCCGCGCAGCAGCAGCAGAACACCCTGGCGCAGGCCGCGGCCAACCAGGGCGTCATGCAGATCTACAGCCTCGATTCCACCGCCGCCGCCGGCGCCACCGAGAAGGTCGCGCAGACCGGCGTGTCCGACAACCTCACCAGCCTGCTGACCGTGCTCAACGCGTTCAAGCAATCGTAA
- a CDS encoding RebB family R body protein has translation MADNTLVNSQITDAVTQTNVKVVAEAPAQAIASLYQVSSHSTGLALQNAVHSQQALNQVSNAVVSKAVALIMAIGEK, from the coding sequence ATGGCAGACAACACGCTCGTCAATTCGCAGATCACCGACGCGGTCACCCAGACCAACGTCAAGGTGGTGGCCGAGGCGCCCGCCCAGGCGATCGCCTCGCTGTACCAGGTCTCCAGCCACTCCACCGGGCTGGCGTTGCAGAACGCGGTGCACAGCCAGCAGGCGCTGAACCAGGTCTCCAACGCCGTGGTGTCCAAGGCGGTGGCGCTGATCATGGCGATCGGCGAGAAGTGA
- a CDS encoding sigma-70 family RNA polymerase sigma factor: MTAKRFVEADEMFTRAWRATLPDLRRRALRLANGRADAAEDLLSDTAVKALLFMRRSPEAMTDPQGFLFVVLRHVFLDLVRRRRGGGEPLDRPSEAKEVDAVADQAMTALQRAELEEQMERVVAAVAALSREQRRLFAYRFVEELPYPAIANLLRINQPLARKRVELLRKRLRLAMVAE; the protein is encoded by the coding sequence GTGACCGCCAAGCGATTCGTGGAGGCCGACGAGATGTTCACCCGCGCCTGGCGCGCGACGCTGCCGGACCTGCGGCGGCGTGCGCTGCGGCTGGCCAACGGGCGTGCGGACGCGGCCGAGGACCTGCTGTCGGATACCGCGGTGAAGGCGCTGCTGTTCATGCGCCGCTCGCCGGAGGCGATGACCGACCCGCAGGGATTCCTGTTCGTGGTGCTGCGCCACGTGTTCCTGGACCTGGTGCGGCGGCGCCGCGGCGGCGGCGAACCGCTGGACCGCCCATCCGAGGCTAAGGAAGTGGACGCCGTGGCCGATCAAGCAATGACCGCCCTGCAACGCGCCGAGCTGGAGGAGCAGATGGAGCGCGTGGTGGCGGCGGTGGCGGCGCTGAGTCGGGAGCAGCGCCGCCTGTTCGCCTATCGCTTCGTCGAGGAGTTGCCGTATCCGGCCATCGCCAACCTGTTGCGCATCAACCAGCCGCTGGCGCGCAAGCGCGTGGAACTGCTGCGCAAGCGGCTGCGGCTGGCGATGGTGGCCGAATGA
- a CDS encoding exo-alpha-sialidase, translating to MMSPSLFPLLSLFAVRAIAGPAAVAPPQVPPSPIVYSEFVNAQAPTAQCHASTLVETRDGLLAAWFGGRHEGADDVAIWVARRDAHGWQPAQRVADGAQPQGKPLPTWNPVLFQPAQGPLRLFYKVGPDPKRWWGMQTTSSDAGHHWSTPERLPDGILGPIKNKPVQLPSGRILSPSSSEDAGWVAHMEWSDDNGAHWTRGPAMNDPARIGAIQPSVLLHKDGRLQAVGRSQQNHVFSTWSRDNGRTWEPMTLLDLANPNSGTDAVVLADGRSLLVYNPTEAGKDWWDGRGVLAVALSDDGQHWTRVLTLEDSPKDEFSYPAVIQTRDGKVHISYTWKRTRIKHVVLDPKRLTGTPATGASR from the coding sequence ATGATGTCGCCTTCGCTGTTCCCCCTGCTGTCGCTGTTCGCGGTGCGCGCCATCGCCGGTCCGGCCGCCGTCGCCCCGCCGCAGGTGCCGCCCTCGCCCATCGTCTACAGCGAATTCGTCAATGCGCAGGCGCCGACCGCGCAGTGCCACGCCTCCACCCTGGTGGAAACCCGCGACGGCCTGCTCGCGGCGTGGTTCGGCGGCCGCCACGAGGGCGCCGACGACGTCGCCATCTGGGTGGCGCGTCGCGACGCGCACGGCTGGCAACCGGCGCAGCGGGTGGCCGACGGCGCGCAGCCGCAGGGCAAGCCGTTGCCGACCTGGAATCCTGTCCTGTTCCAGCCTGCGCAAGGGCCGCTGCGGCTGTTCTACAAGGTGGGTCCGGATCCGAAGCGCTGGTGGGGCATGCAGACCACGTCCAGCGATGCTGGCCATCACTGGTCCACGCCCGAGCGCCTGCCCGACGGCATCCTCGGCCCGATCAAGAACAAGCCGGTGCAGTTGCCGAGCGGCCGCATCCTCAGCCCCAGCAGCAGCGAAGACGCCGGCTGGGTGGCGCACATGGAATGGTCCGACGACAACGGCGCGCACTGGACCCGCGGCCCGGCAATGAACGACCCGGCCAGGATAGGCGCGATCCAGCCCAGCGTGCTGCTGCACAAGGACGGCCGCCTGCAGGCGGTGGGCCGCAGCCAGCAGAACCACGTGTTCAGCACCTGGTCGCGCGACAACGGCCGCACCTGGGAACCGATGACCCTGCTCGACCTGGCCAATCCCAATTCCGGCACCGACGCCGTGGTGCTGGCCGACGGCCGTTCGCTGCTGGTCTACAACCCGACCGAGGCCGGCAAGGACTGGTGGGACGGCCGCGGCGTGCTCGCCGTTGCGCTGTCCGATGATGGTCAGCACTGGACCCGCGTGCTGACCCTGGAAGACAGCCCCAAGGACGAGTTCTCCTATCCCGCGGTGATCCAGACCCGCGACGGCAAGGTGCACATCAGCTACACCTGGAAGCGCACGCGCATCAAGCACGTGGTGCTGGATCCGAAGCGCTTGACCGGCACGCCCGCAACGGGCGCGTCACGCTGA
- a CDS encoding copper homeostasis protein CutC, producing the protein MGLEVAADAIGSALAAQDGGAMRVELCGGLDGGGLTPSFGTLAAVRDRLRIPLYVLIRPRVGDFVFDAAEVEAMRRDVEQCVRLGCDGVVLGALTANGEVDTATMRELIAAAGPLGVTFHRAFDVSADPRRALEDVIALGCERVLTSGARETAEEGADLIAELVQQAGARLSVMPGSGVTEVNLAQLRARTGAREFHGSARGPLASRATSPHSHVRSLGGDRMQTDVARVRRMVALLAE; encoded by the coding sequence ATGGGCCTGGAGGTGGCCGCCGATGCGATCGGCTCGGCGCTGGCCGCGCAGGACGGTGGGGCGATGCGGGTGGAGCTGTGCGGCGGCCTGGATGGCGGTGGGCTGACGCCGTCGTTCGGCACGCTGGCGGCGGTGCGCGATCGGTTGCGGATTCCGCTGTACGTGCTGATCCGTCCGCGGGTCGGCGATTTCGTGTTCGACGCGGCGGAAGTGGAGGCGATGCGTCGCGACGTGGAGCAGTGCGTGCGCCTGGGCTGCGACGGCGTGGTGCTCGGCGCGCTCACCGCAAACGGCGAGGTGGACACGGCGACGATGCGCGAGCTGATCGCCGCGGCCGGGCCGCTCGGCGTCACCTTCCATCGCGCCTTCGATGTCAGTGCCGATCCGCGGCGCGCGCTGGAGGATGTGATCGCGCTGGGCTGCGAGCGGGTGCTGACCTCCGGTGCGCGCGAGACGGCGGAAGAAGGTGCAGACCTGATCGCCGAGCTGGTGCAGCAGGCCGGCGCGCGCTTGAGCGTGATGCCGGGGTCCGGCGTCACCGAAGTCAACCTGGCGCAGTTGCGTGCGCGCACCGGTGCGCGCGAGTTCCATGGCTCGGCGCGTGGGCCGCTGGCGTCGCGGGCGACGTCGCCGCATTCGCATGTGCGCAGCCTCGGCGGCGACCGCATGCAGACCGATGTGGCGCGGGTGCGGCGGATGGTGGCCTTGCTGGCGGAGTAG
- a CDS encoding N(4)-(beta-N-acetylglucosaminyl)-L-asparaginase, with protein sequence MPQRRHFLKTAAFGALAAGLGGVLPGAHAAVAKAQAKAGVGPLPHGAARVISTWDFGVAANQAAWQVLSRGGAALDAVEVGVRVPEADPDNHTVGLGGYPDRDGRVTLDACIMDHTGGCGSVAALEDIVHAISVARRVMEKTPHVMLVGDGALQFALAQGFERTKLLTPESEQAWKEWLKTSHYAPEANIENRAYRRGTLPGGKDNHDTIGMLALDAHGNLSGACTTSGMAWKMHGRVGDSPIIGAGLYVDNEVGGATSTGVGEEVIRNVGSFAVVEMMRQGKSPAEACREVVMRIVRRKPELTHDLQVGFLAMNKRGEVGAFAIQPGFSYAVCDAQRQDLLLPGQSHFAAPAA encoded by the coding sequence ATGCCGCAACGCCGCCACTTCCTGAAAACCGCCGCCTTCGGCGCCCTGGCCGCCGGGTTGGGCGGTGTGCTTCCTGGCGCACACGCCGCCGTGGCCAAGGCGCAAGCCAAGGCCGGCGTCGGCCCCTTGCCACACGGCGCAGCACGGGTGATCTCCACCTGGGACTTCGGCGTCGCCGCCAACCAGGCGGCATGGCAGGTGCTGTCGCGCGGTGGGGCGGCGCTGGATGCGGTCGAGGTCGGGGTGCGGGTGCCGGAGGCCGATCCGGACAATCACACGGTCGGACTGGGCGGCTATCCGGACCGGGATGGGCGGGTTACGTTGGATGCCTGCATCATGGATCACACCGGCGGCTGCGGGTCGGTCGCGGCGCTGGAGGACATCGTGCATGCGATCTCGGTGGCGCGGCGGGTGATGGAGAAGACGCCGCATGTGATGCTGGTCGGCGATGGCGCGCTGCAGTTCGCGCTGGCGCAGGGGTTCGAGCGCACCAAGCTGCTCACGCCTGAGTCGGAACAGGCGTGGAAGGAGTGGCTGAAGACCTCCCACTACGCGCCCGAGGCCAATATCGAGAACCGTGCCTATCGCCGCGGCACGCTGCCCGGCGGCAAGGACAACCACGACACCATCGGCATGCTGGCGCTGGATGCGCACGGCAATCTGTCCGGGGCCTGCACCACCAGCGGCATGGCCTGGAAGATGCACGGCCGGGTCGGCGACAGCCCGATCATCGGGGCAGGGCTGTACGTCGACAACGAGGTGGGCGGGGCGACCTCAACCGGCGTCGGCGAGGAGGTGATCCGCAACGTCGGCAGTTTTGCGGTGGTGGAGATGATGCGGCAGGGCAAGAGTCCGGCCGAGGCCTGCCGCGAGGTGGTGATGCGCATCGTGCGGCGCAAGCCGGAACTCACCCACGATCTGCAAGTCGGGTTCCTGGCGATGAACAAGCGCGGGGAAGTCGGTGCGTTCGCGATCCAGCCCGGTTTCAGTTATGCGGTCTGCGATGCGCAGCGGCAGGATTTGCTGCTGCCCGGGCAGAGCCATTTCGCGGCGCCGGCGGCATGA
- a CDS encoding ankyrin repeat domain-containing protein encodes MNGSYDLEAALSTFRQLAMFEDCEVSGPESPGMDGDTPLHIAAMNGDLKVVEIFIPFVKNIDIKGGIGSSPLHYAVRWGHPEVAKLLLRHGADINLQDDYGDTPSSLMKGQACFHAILQERAGQVTP; translated from the coding sequence ATGAATGGCTCGTATGATTTGGAGGCTGCGCTTTCCACTTTCAGGCAGCTGGCAATGTTCGAGGATTGCGAGGTAAGCGGACCTGAGAGTCCCGGGATGGATGGCGATACGCCGTTGCACATTGCGGCAATGAATGGTGATCTTAAGGTGGTCGAGATTTTTATCCCGTTCGTAAAAAACATCGACATCAAAGGCGGTATTGGTTCTTCGCCTCTTCACTATGCTGTCAGATGGGGCCATCCTGAGGTTGCCAAACTTCTTCTGAGGCATGGCGCCGATATCAACTTGCAGGACGACTATGGGGACACGCCCTCGAGTCTGATGAAAGGCCAGGCCTGCTTCCACGCAATCCTGCAGGAGCGAGCGGGCCAAGTTACTCCCTGA